In Lonchura striata isolate bLonStr1 chromosome 2, bLonStr1.mat, whole genome shotgun sequence, a single genomic region encodes these proteins:
- the CLDN10 gene encoding claudin-10 isoform X1 — protein MASTSAEITAFLLTISGWVLVSSTLPTDYWKVSTIDGTVITTATFWANLWKTCVTDSTGVSNCKDFPSMLALDGYIQACRGLMISAVCLGFFGAVFGLIGMKCTKVGGSDQTKAKIACLAGLIFILSGLCSMTSCSLYANRITSEFFDPSFVAQKYELGAALFIGWAGASLCIIGGIIFCFSIAENSNSARRGYAYNGATSVMSSRTKVHNSVPDKTPPKHFDKNAYV, from the exons ATGGCGAGCACGTCGGCGGAGATCACCGCGTTCCTGCTGACCATCTCGGGATGGGTGCTGGTCTCCTCCACGCTGCCCACCGACTACTGGAAAGTGTCCACCATCGACGGCACGGTCATTACCACCGCCACCTTTTGGGCCAACCTATGGAAGACCTGCGTGACCGACTCCACCGGCGTCTCCAACTGCAAGGACTTCCCATCCATGCTGGCGCTGGACG GTTACATCCAAGCCTGCAGAGGATTGATGATCTCTGCTGTCTGCCTGGGCTTCTTCGGTGCTGTTTTTGGACTGATTGGGATGAAATGTACAAAAGTTGGAGGCTCTGATCAGACTAAAGCAAAAATAGCTTGCTTAGCTGGACTGATTTTCATACTCTCTG GGTTGTGCTCTATGACTAGTTGTTCCCTGTATGCAAACAGGATTACGTCTGAATTCTTTGACCCTTCTTTTGTTGCACAAAA GTATGAATTAGGAGCAGCTTTGTTCATTGGATGGGCTGGAGCTTCACTCTGCATAATTGGTGGCATTATATTCTGCTTCTCAATAGCTGAAAACAGTAATTCTGCAAG gagGGGGTATGCCTATAATGGAGCCACATCTGTGATGTCTTCTCGTACAAAGGTCCACAACAGTGTCCCTGACAAAACCCCACCCAAGCACTTTGACAAGAACGCTTATGTTTAG
- the CLDN10 gene encoding claudin-10 isoform X2: MASTSAEITAFLLTISGWVLVSSTLPTDYWKVSTIDGTVITTATFWANLWKTCVTDSTGVSNCKDFPSMLALDAKIACLAGLIFILSGLCSMTSCSLYANRITSEFFDPSFVAQKYELGAALFIGWAGASLCIIGGIIFCFSIAENSNSARRGYAYNGATSVMSSRTKVHNSVPDKTPPKHFDKNAYV; encoded by the exons ATGGCGAGCACGTCGGCGGAGATCACCGCGTTCCTGCTGACCATCTCGGGATGGGTGCTGGTCTCCTCCACGCTGCCCACCGACTACTGGAAAGTGTCCACCATCGACGGCACGGTCATTACCACCGCCACCTTTTGGGCCAACCTATGGAAGACCTGCGTGACCGACTCCACCGGCGTCTCCAACTGCAAGGACTTCCCATCCATGCTGGCGCTGGACG CAAAAATAGCTTGCTTAGCTGGACTGATTTTCATACTCTCTG GGTTGTGCTCTATGACTAGTTGTTCCCTGTATGCAAACAGGATTACGTCTGAATTCTTTGACCCTTCTTTTGTTGCACAAAA GTATGAATTAGGAGCAGCTTTGTTCATTGGATGGGCTGGAGCTTCACTCTGCATAATTGGTGGCATTATATTCTGCTTCTCAATAGCTGAAAACAGTAATTCTGCAAG gagGGGGTATGCCTATAATGGAGCCACATCTGTGATGTCTTCTCGTACAAAGGTCCACAACAGTGTCCCTGACAAAACCCCACCCAAGCACTTTGACAAGAACGCTTATGTTTAG